Proteins encoded in a region of the Ziziphus jujuba cultivar Dongzao chromosome 3, ASM3175591v1 genome:
- the LOC132803165 gene encoding calcium-transporting ATPase 12, plasma membrane-type-like — protein sequence MDSMSTTHRKIMKVVKEKNLEQLNDELGGIEGVATALGTHTRTGIPDDEKKIDQQRKKFGSNTYKMPRPKGFFRTLWRPLQEFAILIDFVNMLAAFILFVAAYGTGSCMPSSAHKSRANISEDEIKVLRGGQSNNVSKSEIVVGDVVCLKFGDEVPADGLFLRGNNLQLEERDSEISGRAVQVVNAENPFLFSGSQVVNPDGGGQMMVTSVGMKAKWCEMMGQHSCGSSDEEIVKVEDQVYVLTCSIRKKVGLPIALLGVIALLPRYFTGNTKSYEGNQEFVDGDIRVNFWDSSLLKFIGAAFTTVFTVIPESLRLGVALTTFYSKKRMMADMEMVSDTSVSCCETMGSVTTICTSKTGILTMNQMEVKKFYLGEHCVLESEAYSTNAPTHVKNLLKEGIALNTSPSTPTDKAILLWAVRVLDIDMEVESRCTVLRRDHRDDEAPLNLNSQKKKRSGVLMKREVDNTVHVHWKGEAEAILKMCSSCYDISISGNLIDLDDGRKVTFRRIVQHMTERSLQCIAFAHNQVELVDGPDPLKENGLVLLGLVGIKDPCRPKMKEAVKDCQNAGVDVKMFTSDNISSAKHIARECGILLDIDDQEGAVITGEAFRRYSENERMEKVDQIRVMANSSQDDKLLMVKTLKKKDAIVAVSGNSTKDVLALLEADVGISMGIKSGTDVAKKVSDIVILDDGFASVARVLKSSICIYNNMQKFIQFELTLNLAALAIIFISAACAGEILLTSGDVLWLNLIVNTLASLALAMERPTEEPIKRQPVGRKEPLISNIMLRNLLAQVLYQIVVVFTLMFKAKSILGVETMTANSIRKRNTLIFHAFLLCQVFNEFNARNLEKKNVFKGLLRDRLFLVFIAITISVEVMFVELFVNQNDYFERLELWQWGICFGIGFVSWPIGCVVKCIPVPEKPVRCYLGLVN from the coding sequence atGGATTCTATGTCTACCACACACAGAAAGATCATGAAAGTTGTGAAGGAGAAGAATTTGGAACAACTTAATGATGAGCTGGGAGGGATTGAAGGTGTAGCAACAGCTCTCGGAACCCATACGAGAACAGGGATTCCTGATGATGAAAAGAAGATCGATCAACAACGTAAAAAATTCGGTTCAAACACATATAAAATGCCACGCCCAAAAGGCTTTTTCCGCACCTTATGGCGACCTCTACAAGAATTTGCCATTTTAATTGATTTCGTGAACAtgcttgctgcctttatccttTTCGTTGCTGCGTACGGCACCGGTAGCTGCATGCCCTCTTCAGCTCACAAGTCCAGAGCGAACATCAGCGAAGACGAAATCAAAGTTTTGAGAGGTGGACAAAGCAATAATGTTTCGAAATCCGAAATCGTTGTGGGAGATGTGGTTTGCTTAAAGTTCGGAGACGAAGTTCCAGCAGACGGCTTGTTCTTACGAGGGAATAATCTGCAATTAGAGGAGAGGGATAGTGAGATCAGTGGCCGTGCCGTACAAGTAGTTAACGCGGAGAATCCATTTCTGTTTTCTGGATCTCAAGTTGTTAACCCTGATGGTGGAGGCCAGATGATGGTCACTTCCGTTGGCATGAAGGCGAAATGGTGCGAAATGATGGGGCAACACAGTTGCGGTTCAAGTGATGAGGAAATTGTCAAGGTAGAAGATCAAGTATACGTGCTTACTTGCTCAATACGCAAGAAGGTTGGTCTGCCAATTGCCTTACTCGGTGTCATAGCCTTGCTCCCCAGATACTTCACTGGGAACACCAAAAGCTATGAAGGAAATCAGGAATTCGTTGATGGTGATATCCGCGTTAACTTTTGGGATTCTTCACTGCTGAAATTTATAGGAGCTGCTTTTACCACTGTGTTTACTGTAATCCCAGAAAGCTTGCGATTAGGCGTGGCTCTTACCACTTTCTATTCAAAGAAGAGAATGATGGCTGACATGGAAATGGTGAGTGACACTTCCGTCTCCTGTTGTGAGACAATGGGATCTGTCACCACCATCTGTACCAGCAAAACAGGCATTCTCACCATGAACCAGATGGAGGTCAAAAAGTTTTATCTCGGCGAGCACTGTGTTTTGGAAAGTGAGGCTTATTCTACAAATGCTCCTACTCATGTtaaaaatttgttgaaagagGGAATCGCTCTGAATACGAGTCCTAGTACTCCAACTGATAAAGCAATTCTTTTATGGGCAGTTCGTGTCTTGGATATAGATATGGAAGTGGAAAGCAGGTGTACGGTTCTTCGTCGTGATCATCGTGATGATGAGGCTCCTTTGAACCTTAATTCACAGAAGAAGAAACGTAGTGGGGTTTTGATGAAGAGGGAGGTAGACAACACAGTCCACGTTCATTGGAAAGGAGAAGCAGAGGCGATTTTAAAGATGTGTTCTAGCTGCTACGACATTTCAATTTCTGGAAACCTCATAGATCTCGATGATGGACGAAAAGTTACATTCCGGCGCATCGTTCAACATATGACGGAGAGAAGCCTCCAGTGCATCGCTTTTGCACACAATCAAGTTGAACTGGTCGATGGACCTGACCCACTGAAAGAAAATGGTCTGGTACTATTAGGACTGGTTGGCATCAAAGATCCATGTCGTCCAAAAATGAAAGAAGCCGTGAAAGATTGCCAGAATGCTGGAGTAGATGTCAAGATGTTCACCAGCGACAACATTTCTTCAGCGAAACACATAGCCAGAGAGTGTGGAATACTACTCGATATAGATGATCAGGAAGGAGCAGTAATAACAGGTGAGGCGTTTCGACGCTACTCTGAAAATGAAAGAATGGAAAAAGTTGACCAAATCCGAGTCATGGCCAACTCATCTCAGGATGATAAACTACTAATGGTGAAaacattaaagaaaaaagatgccATCGTTGCAGTCTCAGGGAACAGCACAAAAGATGTGTTGGCATTGTTGGAAGCTGATGTAGGAATCTCCATGGGGATCAAATCTGGCACTGATGTCGCCAAGAAAGTCTCCGATATCGTAATCTTGGATGATGGTTTTGCATCAGTGGCCAGAGTTCTGAAATCGAGTATATGCATTTACAACAACATGCAGAAATTCATACAGTTTGAGCTCACTCTCAATCTTgctgctcttgctatcatcttTATTTCAGCAGCTTGTGCAGGTGAAATCCTATTGACCTCCGGCGACGTACTGTGGCTGAACTTGATTGTAAATACATTGGCTTCTCTGGCTCTTGCCATGGAGAGGCCCACCGAAGAACCCATCAAGAGGCAACCTGTTGGTAGGAAAGAGCCACTCATATCCAACATCATGTTGAGGAACCTCTTAGCTCAAGTTCTGTATCAGATTGTTGTGGTTTTCACATTAATGTTCAAAGCCAAATCCATTCTTGGTGTTGAAACTATGACGGCCAATTCTATTAGGAAAAGAAACACATTGATCTTCCATGCGTTCCTGCTGTGCCAAGTTTTCAACGAATTCAATGCAAGAAATCTAGAGAAGAAGAACGTGTTTAAAGGGTTGCTTAGGGACAGATTGTTTCTAGTTTTTATTGCAATAACCATTTCTGTTGAGGTAATGTTTGTGGAACTCTTTGTGAACCAGAATGATTATTTTGAGAGGTTGGAGTTGTGGCAATGGGGTATATGTTTTGGAATCGGCTTCGTTTCTTGGCCTATTGGTTGTGTCGTCAAGTGCATACCTGTTCCAGAGAAACCGGTTCGATGCTATCTGGGCCTTGTTAATTGA
- the LOC132803164 gene encoding calcium-transporting ATPase 12, plasma membrane-type-like encodes MKVVKGKNLKQLNEELRGIEGVATALGTHMRTGIPDDEKKIDKRRKIFGSNTYKKPRPKGFLVSIYRTLREFAILNAFMNLLAAFILFVAAYSIGSCIPSSACKSKAIISGDEIEVLRGGESKKVSKSEIVVGGVVCLKIGDKLPADGLFLRENNLQLVEEGDSEISDSAVQVVNEVNPFLFSGSQVVDGYGGCQMMVSSVGMKEFVATAFTIVVVVIPESLRLGVALTTFYSKKRMMADMEMVSDTSVSGCETMGSVTTIRTSKTGILTMNRMVKEFYLGEHSVLEKEAYLTNASTHVKNLLKEGITLNTSRSTPTDKAILSWAVHVLDTDIEVKSRCPVLRPDHRVDEAPLNINSQKKKRSGVLMKREVDNTVHVHWKGEAEAILKMCSNYNDISISGNPINFNDEQKVKFRRIVQHTTERSLQCIAFAHNQVELVDGRHPLKEDGLVLLGLVGIKDVKMLTSDNISLAEDIARECGILLDIDDQEGAVITVSGNISNDVFALLEADVGISMGNKAGTDVVKKVSNIVILDDNFVSVARLLKSTACAGEIPLDSSDVLWLNLIVNTLASLALATERPTEEPIKRQPVGRKEPLISNIMLRNLLGQVVYQILSF; translated from the exons atgaaagtTGTGAAGGGGAAGAATTTGAAACAACTTAATGAGGAGCTGAGAGGGATTGAAGGTGTAGCAACAGCTCTCGGAACCCATATGAGAACAGGGATTCCTGATGATGAAAAGAAGATCGATAAACGACGTAAAATATTCGGCTCAAACACGTATAAAAAGCCACGCCCAAAAGGTTTTTTGGTCTCCATTTACCGAACTCTACGAGAATTTGCCATTTTAAATGCTTTCATGAACCTTCTTGCTGCCTTCATCCTTTTCGTTGCTGCCTACAGCATTGGTAGCTGCATTCCCTCTTCAGCTTGCAAGTCCAAAGCGATCATCAGCGGAGACGAAATAGAAGTTTTGAGAGGTGGAGAAAGCAAGAAGGTTTCGAAATCCGAAATCGTTGTGGGAGGTGTAGTTTGCTTAAAGATCGGAGACAAACTTCCAGCAGACGGCTTGTTCTTACGAGAGAATAATCTGCAATTAGTAGAGGAGGGGGATAGTGAGATCAGTGACAGTGCTGTTCAAGTAGTTAACGAGGTGAATCCATTTCTGTTTTCTGGATCTCAAGTTGTTGATGGTTATGGTGGATGCCAGATGATGGTCTCTTCCGTTGGCATGAAG GAATTTGTAGCAACTGCTTTTACCATTGTGGTGGTTGTAATCCCAGAAAGCTTGCGATTAGGAGTGGCTCTTACCACTTTCTATTCAAAGAAGAGAATGATGGCTGACATGGAAATGGTGAGTGACACTTCCGTCTCCGGTTGTGAGACAATGGGATCTGTCACCACCATCCGTACCAGTAAAACAGGCATTCTCACCATGAACCGGATGGTCAAAGAGTTTTATCTCGGCGAGCACTCTGTTTTGGAAAAAGAGGCTTATCTGACAAATGCTTCTACTCATGTtaaaaatttgttgaaagagGGAATCACTCTGAATACTAGTCGTAGTACTCCAACTGATAAAGCAATTCTTTCATGGGCAGTTCATGTCTTGGATACAGATATTGAAGTGAAAAGCAGGTGTCCGGTTCTTCGTCCTGATCATCGTGTTGATGAGGCTCCTTTAAACATTAATTCGCAGAAGAAGAAACGAAGTGGGGTTTTGATGAAGAGGGAGGTAGACAACACAGTCCATGTTCATTGGAAAGGAGAAGCAGAGGCGATTTTAAAGATGTGTTCTAACTACAACGACATTTCAATTTCTGGAAACCCCATAAATTTCAATGatgaacaaaaagttaaattccGGCGCATCGTTCAACATACGACAGAGAGAAGCCTCCAGTGCATCGCTTTTGCACACAATCAAGTTGAACTGGTCGATGGACGTCACCCACTGAAAGAAGATGGTCTGGTACTATTAGGGCTGGTTGGCATCAAAGATGTCAAGATGTTGACCAGCGACAACATTTCCTTAGCGGAAGACATAGCCAGAGAGTGTGGAATACTACTCGATATAGATGATCAGGAAGGAGCAGTAATAACAG TCTCTGGGAACATCTCAAATGATGTATTTGCACTGTTGGAAGCTGATGTAGGAATCTCCATGGGGAACAAAGCTGGCACCGATGTCGTCAAGAAAGTCTCCAATATCGTAATCTTGGATGATAATTTTGTATCAGTGGCCAGACTTCTGAAATCGA CAGCTTGTGCAGGTGAAATCCCATTGGACTCCAGCGACGTGCTGTGGCTGAACTTGATTGTAAATACATTGGCTTCTCTGGCTCTTGCCACAGAGAGGCCCACCGAAGAACCCATCAAGAGGCAACCTGTTGGTAGGAAAGAGCCACTCATATCCAACATCATGTTGAGGAACCTCTTGGGTCAAGTTGTGTATCAGATTttgtcgttttga